One window of Robiginitalea biformata HTCC2501 genomic DNA carries:
- the hisB gene encoding bifunctional histidinol-phosphatase/imidazoleglycerol-phosphate dehydratase HisB, with protein sequence MKKRLLIIDRDGTLIREPEDEQIDAFDKLEFLPGVFRYLGAIARETDFVLVLVTNQDGLGTDAYPEDTFWPVQEFMMNALKNEGIEFASVHIDRTFPEQGAETRKPGTGMLKDYMSPEWDLAGSFVIGDRLTDMKLAENLGARGIFLNSHPELGASELTDSVDSLGEIIAWEGSDWKGIYEFLKMGRREAVVKRKTAETDIDIRLVLDGTGKSDIHTGLAFFDHMLDQLARHGQMDLEIRTRGDLEVDEHHTIEDTAIALGSAFSEALGGKLGIERYGFCLPMDDCLAQVAVDFGGRNWLVWDAAFQREKIGDMPTEMFMHFFKSFSDSARANLNIKAEGGNEHHKIEAIFKAFAKSVKMAVRRDPDRMVLPSTKGML encoded by the coding sequence ATGAAGAAAAGATTACTTATAATAGACCGGGACGGCACCCTGATCCGGGAACCGGAAGACGAGCAAATCGACGCTTTTGACAAACTGGAGTTCCTCCCCGGCGTCTTCCGCTACCTCGGGGCCATCGCCCGGGAAACCGACTTTGTCCTGGTCCTGGTTACCAACCAGGACGGCCTGGGTACGGACGCCTACCCGGAAGATACCTTTTGGCCGGTACAGGAATTTATGATGAATGCCCTTAAAAATGAGGGGATTGAATTCGCTTCGGTACATATAGACCGCACCTTCCCGGAACAGGGGGCGGAAACCCGGAAACCGGGCACGGGCATGCTCAAAGACTATATGAGCCCGGAATGGGATCTGGCAGGCAGTTTTGTCATTGGCGACCGGCTGACAGATATGAAGCTCGCAGAGAACCTGGGGGCCCGGGGTATATTCCTCAATTCGCACCCCGAGCTAGGCGCCTCGGAACTGACCGACTCCGTCGACAGCCTCGGGGAGATTATCGCCTGGGAAGGCTCGGACTGGAAGGGGATATACGAATTTTTAAAGATGGGGAGACGGGAGGCTGTCGTCAAACGGAAAACAGCCGAAACGGATATTGATATCCGGCTCGTACTGGACGGTACCGGCAAAAGCGACATCCATACGGGCCTGGCCTTTTTTGACCATATGCTCGACCAGTTGGCGCGACACGGGCAAATGGACCTGGAAATCCGGACCCGGGGCGACCTGGAGGTGGACGAGCACCATACCATTGAGGATACCGCAATCGCACTGGGGTCTGCATTTTCGGAAGCCCTGGGCGGGAAACTCGGTATAGAGCGGTACGGATTCTGCCTTCCGATGGACGACTGCCTGGCCCAGGTGGCTGTGGATTTCGGGGGCCGAAACTGGCTGGTGTGGGATGCGGCTTTTCAAAGGGAGAAAATCGGCGACATGCCCACGGAAATGTTCATGCATTTTTTCAAGTCCTTTTCGGACAGCGCCCGGGCCAACCTGAATATTAAGGCAGAAGGCGGGAATGAGCACCACAAGATCGAGGCGATATTCAAGGCCTTCGCCAAGTCCGTAAAGATGGCGGTCCGGCGCGACCCGGACCGGATGGTACTGCCTTCCACCAAAGGAATGCTATAG
- the hisH gene encoding imidazole glycerol phosphate synthase subunit HisH, protein MNIAIIDYGAGNIQSIRFALERLGYTADFTSDAARIREADRVIFPGVGEAGSAMEKLEDSGLDQVIPGLTQPVLGICLGMQLMCRYSEEGETRGLGIFDMEVRRFPKGLKVPQIGWNSIHRLKGPLFKGVGEGAYVYLVHSYFAPLSGDTIAGSEYGFEYSAALGRDNFMGVQFHPEKSSKDGAQILRNFIEMEP, encoded by the coding sequence TTGAATATAGCCATTATCGATTACGGCGCCGGAAATATACAGAGCATCCGGTTTGCGCTGGAGCGTTTGGGGTATACTGCGGATTTTACCTCGGATGCCGCACGGATCCGGGAAGCGGATCGGGTGATTTTCCCGGGGGTGGGAGAAGCAGGCAGCGCTATGGAAAAATTGGAGGATAGCGGCCTGGACCAGGTGATCCCGGGATTGACCCAGCCCGTATTGGGTATTTGCCTGGGCATGCAACTCATGTGCAGGTATTCGGAAGAGGGGGAAACCCGCGGCCTGGGTATTTTTGACATGGAGGTCAGGCGATTCCCAAAAGGCCTCAAGGTCCCGCAAATAGGCTGGAATAGTATTCACCGGTTAAAAGGACCGCTTTTTAAAGGGGTCGGGGAAGGAGCGTATGTGTACCTGGTCCACAGTTACTTCGCCCCGCTGTCCGGCGATACAATCGCCGGTAGCGAATACGGGTTCGAATACAGCGCAGCCCTGGGACGCGATAATTTTATGGGGGTGCAGTTCCACCCGGAAAAAAGCAGCAAAGACGGTGCGCAGATACTGCGGAATTTTATAGAAATGGAACCATGA
- the hisG gene encoding ATP phosphoribosyltransferase, with the protein MEPIKIAIQKSGRLNEDSLRILKDCGISIDNGRDQLKAAARDFPMEVLYLRNGDIPQYLRDGVVDIAIIGENVLFEKGKDIRVSVRLGFSKCRVSLALPKSVDYSEIGDLDGKRIATSYPNTVRHFLDKAGISADLHIINGSVEIAPNIGLADAICDIVSSGSTLFKNNLKEVEVLLQSEAVLAVSPKIGEEQEGILRQLQFRIESVLRARQNKYVLMNAPNDRLEEIIALLPGMRSPTVLPLAEEGWSSVHTVINRERFWEVLDEVKKAGAEGILVCPIEKMVL; encoded by the coding sequence ATGGAACCTATAAAAATCGCCATCCAGAAAAGCGGCAGGCTCAATGAAGACTCCCTGAGGATCCTCAAAGACTGCGGTATATCCATCGACAACGGCCGGGACCAGCTCAAGGCCGCGGCCCGGGATTTTCCTATGGAAGTGCTCTACCTGAGGAACGGGGATATTCCCCAATATCTGCGCGACGGGGTGGTGGACATCGCCATCATTGGCGAAAACGTGCTCTTTGAAAAGGGCAAAGATATCCGGGTGAGCGTTCGCCTGGGCTTTTCCAAATGCCGGGTTTCCCTGGCCCTGCCCAAGTCTGTGGATTATTCGGAAATCGGCGACCTGGACGGTAAGCGCATTGCGACTTCTTACCCGAACACTGTCCGCCATTTCCTGGACAAGGCGGGTATTTCCGCCGACCTCCATATCATCAACGGCTCCGTGGAAATTGCCCCGAACATCGGATTGGCCGATGCAATATGCGATATTGTGTCCAGCGGGAGTACGCTTTTCAAGAATAACTTAAAGGAAGTGGAGGTGCTTTTGCAAAGCGAAGCTGTCCTGGCCGTTTCCCCGAAAATCGGGGAAGAACAGGAGGGCATCCTCCGGCAGCTGCAATTTCGGATCGAATCGGTGCTCAGGGCGCGGCAGAACAAATATGTTTTGATGAATGCGCCGAACGACAGGCTCGAGGAGATCATCGCCCTGTTGCCGGGAATGCGAAGCCCTACCGTACTGCCCCTGGCCGAGGAAGGTTGGAGTTCCGTGCATACAGTGATCAACAGGGAACGGTTCTGGGAGGTCCTGGACGAAGTAAAGAAAGCCGGGGCGGAAGGCATCCTGGTTTGTCCAATTGAAAAAATGGTCCTTTAA
- the sucD gene encoding succinate--CoA ligase subunit alpha, with protein sequence MSVLVNKDSKIIVQGFTGSEGTFHAEQMIDYGTNVVGGVTPGKGGQKHLGKPVFNTVQDAVSETGADTSIIFVPPAFAADAIMEAAHAGIKVIITITEGIPVADMIKAHSYVKDRGSRLIGPNCPGVITPGEAKVGIMPGFVFEKGGVGIVSKSGTLTYEAADQVVRQGLGITTAIGIGGDPIIGTTTREALELLVTDPETECVVMIGEIGGQLEAEAARWYKESGSKKPVVGFIAGETAPAGRTMGHAGAIVGGSDDTAQAKKRIMRECGIHVVDSPAKIGEKVSEVLA encoded by the coding sequence ATGAGCGTTCTAGTTAACAAAGACTCCAAAATAATTGTACAGGGTTTTACCGGAAGCGAGGGAACCTTTCACGCCGAACAGATGATCGATTACGGCACGAATGTCGTCGGGGGCGTCACCCCGGGCAAAGGCGGCCAAAAGCATCTTGGCAAACCGGTCTTTAACACTGTTCAGGACGCCGTATCCGAAACCGGGGCCGATACCTCAATAATCTTTGTCCCGCCGGCTTTTGCCGCCGATGCCATCATGGAGGCGGCCCACGCCGGGATCAAGGTGATCATTACGATTACCGAGGGGATTCCGGTAGCCGATATGATTAAGGCCCATAGTTATGTAAAGGACCGCGGCAGTCGCCTGATCGGCCCGAATTGTCCGGGCGTGATTACCCCCGGGGAAGCCAAGGTGGGCATCATGCCGGGCTTTGTATTTGAAAAGGGCGGCGTGGGCATCGTTTCCAAATCGGGGACGCTTACCTATGAGGCAGCCGACCAGGTAGTGCGGCAGGGGCTCGGCATTACCACGGCCATCGGTATCGGGGGAGACCCGATTATCGGGACTACCACCAGGGAAGCCCTGGAATTGCTGGTAACCGATCCGGAAACCGAATGCGTGGTGATGATCGGCGAAATTGGAGGGCAACTCGAAGCCGAGGCAGCCCGCTGGTACAAGGAAAGCGGAAGCAAGAAGCCCGTAGTTGGCTTTATTGCCGGAGAGACGGCGCCTGCAGGGCGTACCATGGGGCACGCCGGGGCGATTGTCGGCGGCAGCGACGATACGGCACAGGCCAAAAAGCGCATTATGCGGGAATGCGGGATCCACGTGGTGGATTCCCCGGCCAAAATCGGGGAGAAGGTCTCCGAAGTCCTCGCCTGA
- the hisD gene encoding histidinol dehydrogenase: MQLIAYPPRSEWSELLKRPAASAQSLERAVEEVFTAVRENGDQAVCDFTRQFDGVSLESPVLPETEISRLAELVPGHLRDAIDLAYENIRQFHEAQKTPAVRVQTRPGVDCWQEKKPIDKVGIYIPGGTAPLFSTVLMLAIPAAIAGCREVVLCSPPDQAGNLHPAICYAARKCGVRTVCRAGGIQAIAAMTYGTREIPAVYKIFGPGNQYVTQAKQRAVREGVAIDMPAGPSEVLVAADDSANPAYIAADLLSQAEHGRDSQVLLLTDDAELPGAVRRELETMLRELPRREIASDAIDNSRMILLESSGEIAEMINQYAPEHLIICHRQEEFLLREIRNAGSVFLGNLTPESAGDYASGTNHTLPTNGYARQYSGVNLDSFTKAITYQRLSDRGVREIGPAIITMAEAEGLSAHALAMKLRVADLHEIPNKKEKEDA; the protein is encoded by the coding sequence ATGCAGCTCATTGCCTATCCGCCGCGGTCCGAATGGTCCGAATTGTTAAAACGACCCGCGGCTTCCGCCCAATCCCTGGAACGCGCCGTGGAAGAGGTATTCACAGCCGTCCGCGAAAACGGGGATCAGGCCGTCTGCGACTTTACCCGGCAATTCGACGGGGTTTCCCTGGAATCCCCGGTGCTCCCCGAAACGGAAATATCCCGGCTGGCGGAGCTGGTGCCCGGGCATCTCCGGGATGCCATCGACCTGGCCTATGAGAATATCCGGCAATTCCACGAGGCTCAGAAAACCCCGGCGGTCCGGGTGCAAACCCGCCCGGGGGTGGATTGCTGGCAGGAAAAGAAACCCATCGACAAGGTGGGCATCTATATCCCGGGCGGTACCGCCCCGTTATTTTCAACCGTACTGATGCTTGCCATCCCGGCTGCCATAGCCGGTTGCCGCGAGGTGGTGCTGTGCTCTCCACCCGATCAGGCCGGTAACCTGCACCCGGCCATTTGCTATGCGGCCCGCAAATGCGGTGTCCGAACCGTTTGCCGGGCGGGGGGCATCCAGGCCATTGCCGCCATGACCTACGGCACCCGTGAAATCCCTGCTGTCTATAAGATTTTCGGCCCGGGAAACCAATATGTTACCCAGGCCAAACAACGGGCTGTCCGGGAAGGTGTCGCCATCGATATGCCGGCCGGTCCGAGCGAGGTCCTGGTGGCTGCCGACGACTCCGCCAACCCGGCCTATATCGCTGCGGATTTGCTCAGCCAGGCAGAACACGGGCGGGACAGCCAGGTATTGCTGCTCACGGATGACGCGGAGTTGCCCGGGGCCGTACGCCGCGAATTGGAAACCATGCTGCGGGAACTCCCGAGACGGGAAATTGCCTCGGATGCCATCGACAACAGCAGGATGATCCTCCTGGAATCCTCCGGGGAAATAGCCGAGATGATCAACCAGTATGCCCCGGAACACCTGATCATCTGCCACAGGCAGGAAGAATTTCTGCTGCGGGAGATCCGCAACGCGGGTTCCGTATTCCTGGGCAATCTCACTCCCGAAAGTGCCGGGGATTACGCTTCGGGGACCAACCACACACTGCCCACCAACGGGTATGCCCGGCAATACAGCGGGGTTAACCTGGATAGTTTTACCAAGGCGATCACCTACCAGCGTCTCAGCGATCGGGGGGTACGGGAAATTGGCCCGGCAATTATCACCATGGCCGAGGCCGAGGGTCTGTCGGCCCATGCGCTCGCCATGAAACTCCGAGTAGCGGACCTGCATGAGATACCGAACAAAAAAGAGAAGGAAGATGCCTGA
- a CDS encoding prohibitin family protein, with protein MDRLPKIALPAVITIILLIILISKSAVTIGSGEAGVLYRTFGDGVVTDEPPLGEGFHIVAPWNKVFIYEVRQQEVFEKMKVLSSNGLDISLDASAWFQPKASDLGKLHQEKGEEYKERILLPAIRSAARSVVGRYTPEQLYSSKRDAIQQEIFSETQKIVDDQYIQLNEILVRDVTLPATIKEAIERKLKQEQQSLEYEFRLISADKEAQRQRIEAQGKADANRILSASLTDKILSDKGIEATLKLAESPNAKVVVVGSGEDGLPIILGNN; from the coding sequence ATGGACAGATTACCCAAAATTGCCTTACCGGCAGTCATTACGATTATTTTACTCATTATCCTCATCTCCAAATCGGCCGTAACCATCGGTTCCGGTGAAGCGGGGGTCCTCTACCGAACCTTCGGGGATGGAGTGGTAACCGACGAGCCCCCATTGGGGGAAGGGTTCCACATTGTTGCGCCCTGGAACAAAGTCTTTATCTACGAGGTGCGCCAGCAGGAAGTATTTGAAAAGATGAAAGTACTCTCCAGCAATGGCCTGGATATATCACTCGACGCTTCGGCCTGGTTCCAGCCCAAGGCCAGTGACCTCGGCAAACTGCATCAGGAAAAGGGGGAGGAATACAAAGAGCGCATCCTGTTGCCGGCTATCCGGTCTGCGGCCCGGTCGGTTGTGGGGCGCTATACCCCGGAACAGCTCTACTCCAGTAAGCGGGACGCCATCCAGCAGGAAATATTCAGCGAAACCCAGAAAATTGTAGACGACCAGTATATCCAGCTCAATGAGATCCTGGTGCGCGATGTAACGCTTCCCGCAACCATAAAGGAAGCCATCGAGCGGAAATTAAAACAGGAGCAGCAATCCCTCGAATATGAATTCCGGCTGATCAGCGCCGATAAGGAAGCCCAGCGGCAGCGGATTGAGGCCCAGGGTAAAGCCGACGCCAACCGCATCCTGAGTGCTTCCCTGACCGATAAAATCCTTTCCGATAAGGGAATAGAGGCTACATTGAAACTTGCGGAATCGCCCAATGCCAAGGTGGTTGTTGTTGGGTCCGGCGAGGACGGCCTACCAATCATCCTGGGCAACAATTAA
- the hisC gene encoding histidinol-phosphate transaminase translates to MPEVLDIDKLVRPLVRNLKPYASARDEYSGSGSGMDFLDANENPFENGVNRYPDPHQRTVKKAIARFRGVPEESLLLGNGSDEVLDLLFRVFCEPGQDAAITLPPTYGMYSVLAEINGVENIRVPLTPDFQLNVPAILEAVQPRAKLLFICSPNNPSGNSMARAGVIQLLEAFPGLVVIDEAYIDFTGEPGFAGLMGEHKNLVVTQTFSKALGMAGIRLGVCMAHPEVIGYLTRVKPPYNVNELTQQRALQGLAQSEAIREHVEVLNREREGLRQGLESISFVSGIFPSDANFLLVRVDDAHARYAQLIDKGIVVRNRSGQLHCENCLRITVGTPQENQRLLRVLNELSK, encoded by the coding sequence ATGCCTGAGGTACTGGATATCGATAAACTTGTCCGACCGCTGGTCCGCAACTTGAAGCCCTATGCCTCTGCCCGGGACGAATACAGCGGCAGCGGGAGCGGCATGGACTTTCTGGACGCCAACGAAAATCCTTTTGAAAACGGCGTTAACCGTTATCCGGACCCCCACCAACGGACCGTGAAGAAGGCAATTGCCCGGTTCCGGGGAGTCCCGGAGGAGTCGCTGCTATTGGGCAATGGAAGCGACGAAGTCCTGGACCTGCTCTTTCGGGTCTTCTGCGAGCCCGGGCAGGATGCCGCCATTACGCTGCCGCCCACCTACGGCATGTACAGTGTCCTGGCCGAAATCAACGGGGTGGAGAACATCCGCGTGCCGCTCACCCCGGACTTCCAGCTCAACGTCCCGGCGATTCTCGAGGCTGTACAGCCCCGTGCCAAGCTCCTCTTTATCTGCTCCCCGAACAACCCCAGCGGAAATTCCATGGCCCGGGCGGGAGTAATCCAATTGCTGGAGGCATTTCCCGGGTTGGTCGTCATCGACGAAGCGTATATCGACTTTACCGGGGAGCCTGGATTCGCCGGATTAATGGGCGAACATAAAAACCTGGTGGTTACCCAAACATTTTCCAAAGCCCTGGGTATGGCGGGTATCCGCCTGGGCGTTTGCATGGCGCATCCGGAGGTGATCGGGTACCTCACCCGGGTCAAACCGCCGTATAACGTCAATGAACTCACCCAGCAGCGCGCCCTTCAGGGGCTCGCCCAATCGGAAGCAATCCGGGAGCATGTCGAAGTACTGAACCGGGAGCGGGAAGGGTTGAGGCAAGGCCTGGAATCCATTTCATTCGTATCCGGGATATTCCCGTCGGACGCGAATTTCCTGTTGGTCCGGGTAGACGATGCGCATGCGCGCTATGCACAACTCATCGATAAAGGCATCGTCGTAAGGAACCGCTCGGGGCAGTTGCATTGCGAAAACTGCCTGCGGATCACCGTGGGTACACCGCAAGAAAACCAACGACTGCTTCGGGTATTAAACGAATTGTCCAAATGA
- a CDS encoding vWA domain-containing protein produces MPDHPVFWIVLCAILSLGLVWFQYFFRPGPTRFRYFLAALRFFAVWGLLVLLINPKIRETRVFLEKHRLVLLLDNSASIRTDSSRQALYNLRSLFGRDPEIADRFDRDLFTFGDAMRLSDSLDFTAGRTNIGSALDRATQAINSDHAVILIATDGNENSGRSYLQAAGTGIPVYPIVIGDTTRYRDIRIDQLNVNRYAFLDNKFPVEVLVSYSGDAPAVAELEITDNGNRVYRETVRLGAGNSTWQSEILLDAQAVGFHRLAAQLSALPGERNTSNNRRIAGLEVVDERTRILLVHTGNHPDLGALRRSILQNEQREVRLVSPETALEQLDAADLLILYQPDTRFRSLFQALAQRDVPRMTLTGPRTHWSFLNQAQSVYELADIGPADDILPLRDAGFGYFDLSDWDVSGYPPLEGPLGNLLIGAENQTLLGQQVRGVDMEEPLLVLIKGPYREALLQGSGIWQWRMAAFRNSGDFASFDEFIAKTLLFLTAGGSSKRLTLDYQPLYEDSGNARIRARFYDESFAFEPGARLTLELADSTGNRLESRPMALRSDFYEADVAGLPPGTYQFTVIAGDSGFSESGSFSLMAFDLEAQQLSSDAATLGLLARETGGALYYPDTASELRDSLLQADRFRPVQKSRRNVVPLIDFRWLLFGIVSCLAAEWFIRKYNGLL; encoded by the coding sequence ATGCCCGACCATCCGGTATTTTGGATTGTGCTCTGTGCCATCCTGAGCCTTGGACTGGTTTGGTTTCAGTACTTTTTCCGGCCGGGGCCCACCCGGTTCCGGTACTTCCTGGCAGCCCTCCGCTTCTTTGCGGTCTGGGGCCTGCTCGTATTGTTGATTAACCCAAAGATTCGCGAAACCCGGGTATTCCTCGAAAAACACCGCCTGGTCCTGCTGCTGGACAACAGCGCATCCATCCGCACGGACAGTTCCCGACAGGCCCTGTACAACCTGCGGTCCCTTTTTGGCCGCGACCCGGAAATCGCAGATCGATTTGACCGGGACCTGTTCACCTTTGGCGATGCAATGCGCTTATCGGACAGCCTCGATTTTACCGCCGGCAGGACCAATATCGGGTCTGCGCTGGACCGGGCAACCCAGGCCATCAACTCGGACCATGCGGTTATCCTGATTGCCACGGACGGGAACGAAAATTCCGGGAGGAGCTATCTGCAGGCGGCAGGGACGGGCATCCCCGTGTACCCCATTGTGATCGGGGACACTACCCGGTATCGGGATATCCGAATCGACCAGCTGAATGTAAACCGCTATGCTTTCCTGGACAATAAATTCCCGGTAGAAGTCCTGGTTTCCTATTCCGGAGACGCTCCGGCAGTTGCAGAATTGGAAATCACCGACAACGGTAATCGGGTGTACCGGGAAACCGTCCGCCTGGGCGCAGGCAACTCCACCTGGCAATCGGAAATTCTGCTCGATGCCCAAGCGGTGGGCTTTCACCGGCTGGCTGCACAACTCAGCGCGTTGCCCGGGGAACGCAATACCTCCAATAACCGTCGGATTGCGGGCCTGGAAGTGGTGGACGAACGGACGCGGATCCTGTTGGTGCATACCGGGAACCATCCGGACCTGGGGGCACTCCGGCGGAGTATCCTACAAAACGAACAGCGGGAGGTTCGGCTGGTGAGCCCCGAGACAGCCCTTGAGCAACTGGATGCCGCCGACCTGCTGATCCTCTACCAACCGGATACCCGGTTCCGGTCCCTTTTCCAGGCCCTTGCGCAAAGGGATGTACCCAGGATGACCCTGACCGGCCCCCGGACACACTGGTCGTTTCTCAACCAGGCACAATCGGTGTATGAACTTGCCGATATAGGCCCCGCCGACGATATTTTGCCATTGCGGGATGCCGGGTTCGGGTACTTTGACCTTTCCGATTGGGACGTGTCCGGATATCCCCCCCTGGAAGGCCCCCTGGGAAATTTGTTGATCGGGGCGGAGAACCAGACACTGCTCGGCCAGCAGGTTCGCGGGGTGGACATGGAGGAACCCCTGCTTGTACTGATTAAAGGCCCCTACCGGGAGGCGTTGCTGCAGGGCAGCGGAATCTGGCAGTGGCGGATGGCCGCCTTCAGGAATTCCGGGGATTTTGCCTCATTTGACGAGTTTATCGCCAAAACCCTTCTGTTCCTGACGGCAGGAGGCAGCAGTAAACGCCTGACCCTGGACTATCAGCCGCTGTATGAAGACAGCGGCAATGCCCGGATTCGGGCCCGGTTTTACGACGAGTCCTTTGCATTTGAACCCGGGGCCCGTTTAACCCTCGAACTTGCCGACAGTACCGGGAACCGTCTGGAATCCCGGCCCATGGCGCTCCGGTCGGACTTTTACGAAGCCGATGTGGCCGGGCTGCCTCCGGGCACCTACCAGTTTACGGTCATTGCCGGCGATTCGGGCTTCAGCGAGTCCGGGTCCTTCAGCCTGATGGCCTTTGATCTGGAGGCCCAACAGCTTTCCAGCGATGCAGCCACGTTGGGGCTTCTGGCCCGGGAGACCGGCGGGGCCCTCTATTACCCGGATACGGCTTCCGAACTCCGGGACAGCCTGCTGCAGGCAGATCGCTTCCGCCCCGTTCAGAAAAGCCGCAGGAATGTTGTACCTTTAATAGATTTCCGCTGGCTGCTCTTTGGCATCGTCAGTTGCCTTGCAGCTGAGTGGTTTATCAGAAAATATAACGGATTGCTATAA
- a CDS encoding UDP-3-O-(3-hydroxymyristoyl)glucosamine N-acyltransferase — protein sequence MKFPGNHTLGDIAGILGCRFVGPADFPVGGMNEIHVVEPGDIVFVDHPKYYDKALQSAATVILINKEVDCPEGKALLISEDPFRDFNKLTRHFRPFEGFGQSIAETAEIGKGTAIGPNVRIGAHVRIGKDCVIHPNATIGDHCILGDRVIVQSGTVVGSDAFYYKKRPEGFDRLLSGGRAVLEDDVELGALCTIDRGVTGDTRVGAGSKLDNQVHVGHDTVIGKRCLIASQTGIAGCVVIEDEVTLWGQVGVISAITIGKGAVILAQAGVSKSLAGGKTYFGSPAEESRERMKQLAALRQIPALAAQLKKQ from the coding sequence ATGAAATTTCCCGGGAATCACACACTAGGCGATATTGCCGGCATTCTCGGGTGCCGCTTTGTGGGCCCCGCGGATTTCCCGGTTGGCGGTATGAACGAAATTCACGTGGTGGAGCCCGGGGATATCGTTTTTGTGGACCACCCGAAATATTACGACAAAGCCCTGCAATCCGCTGCAACCGTTATCCTGATCAATAAGGAAGTCGATTGCCCGGAAGGCAAGGCCCTGCTGATATCCGAAGACCCATTCCGGGATTTCAATAAACTAACCCGGCATTTCCGGCCATTTGAAGGTTTTGGGCAATCCATTGCAGAGACGGCCGAGATTGGCAAGGGGACGGCAATAGGGCCCAACGTGCGAATTGGGGCCCATGTCCGTATCGGGAAAGACTGCGTGATCCACCCCAACGCAACCATCGGGGACCATTGCATCCTGGGCGACCGGGTGATTGTGCAATCGGGTACCGTTGTTGGTTCCGACGCCTTCTATTACAAGAAGCGCCCGGAGGGATTTGACCGCCTCCTCTCGGGAGGCCGGGCCGTCCTGGAGGACGATGTGGAACTCGGCGCCCTCTGTACAATCGACCGGGGCGTTACCGGAGACACGCGGGTGGGCGCCGGCAGCAAGCTGGACAACCAGGTCCACGTAGGGCACGACACGGTCATCGGCAAGCGTTGTTTGATCGCTTCCCAGACCGGGATTGCGGGTTGCGTGGTCATCGAGGACGAGGTAACCCTGTGGGGCCAGGTTGGGGTAATCAGTGCGATAACCATAGGCAAGGGGGCTGTAATACTCGCCCAGGCAGGCGTATCAAAATCCTTGGCAGGCGGGAAGACCTATTTTGGCAGTCCGGCAGAGGAATCGCGCGAGCGCATGAAACAGCTGGCAGCGCTCAGGCAGATACCCGCCCTGGCCGCCCAGTTGAAAAAACAATAA
- the fabG gene encoding 3-oxoacyl-[acyl-carrier-protein] reductase: protein MKILEGKKAIITGASRGIGSGIAEVFAREGADVAFTYSSSDGPAKELENKLSGMGVKARAYKSDASSFEAAEELVARVLEDFGGVDILVNNAGITKDNLLMRMSEEDFDKVIEINLKSVFNMTKAIQRTFLKQRGGSIINMSSVVGVKGNAGQANYAASKAGMIGFTKSVALELGSRNIRCNAIAPGFIETEMTEKLDEKTVQGWRDAIPLKRGGTPEDVANACLYLASDLSAYVTGQVLHVDGGMLT, encoded by the coding sequence ATGAAAATCCTAGAAGGAAAGAAAGCGATCATCACCGGGGCGAGCCGCGGTATCGGAAGCGGCATCGCGGAAGTTTTTGCCCGGGAGGGTGCCGATGTTGCCTTCACATACAGCAGCAGCGACGGGCCGGCCAAGGAGCTCGAAAACAAATTAAGCGGCATGGGCGTCAAGGCCAGGGCATACAAAAGCGACGCGTCCAGCTTTGAAGCGGCCGAAGAGTTGGTGGCCCGGGTCCTGGAGGATTTTGGCGGTGTGGACATCCTGGTCAACAATGCCGGTATCACCAAGGACAACCTGCTGATGCGGATGAGCGAAGAGGATTTTGACAAAGTGATTGAAATCAACCTGAAATCCGTGTTCAATATGACCAAGGCAATCCAGCGCACCTTCCTCAAGCAACGGGGCGGCTCCATTATCAATATGAGCAGCGTGGTGGGCGTCAAGGGAAATGCCGGTCAGGCCAATTACGCCGCTTCCAAAGCGGGGATGATTGGTTTTACCAAAAGCGTGGCCCTGGAACTCGGGTCGCGGAATATTCGGTGCAATGCAATTGCGCCGGGCTTTATCGAAACGGAAATGACCGAGAAACTCGACGAGAAAACCGTTCAGGGCTGGCGCGACGCCATTCCCCTCAAACGGGGCGGGACCCCGGAGGATGTGGCGAATGCCTGCCTGTACCTCGCTTCGGATTTGTCGGCCTATGTGACGGGTCAGGTGCTGCACGTGGACGGCGGCATGCTCACCTGA